agtattggagcctcagcttcacgatccgtccttccagggagcactcagggctgatttccttaagaatggataggtttgatcttcttgcagtccatgggactctcaagagtctcctccagcaccataattcaaaagcatcaattcttcggcgatcagccttctttatggtccagctctcacttccatacatcaccactgggaaaaccataggctTCTGTAATACTGTCTTGGGATCCCTTCAGCAGTACATGGGAGCTACAGCTGAGTTGGACGGGATAGAGCTGGTCATTAACCAGTAACAATCCCATATTTTTTTCCAAGAATGGTATACGTGGATttactttcccctctctcccctgccccaaacaTTTTATCCTCAAACAAACAACTTTGAGTATGTTAGGTTGAGTTATGACGATTGGCCCAGTCACACTCATTGCTGAACTTAAGATGCTCTGAATTCAGGTCGAAGACTCTGTTACAGAAATGTAACATGTGTTAGAATGAAGAGAGATGACCAAAAATAACATATCAGGAAAACAATCTTACAATATGGGCCTAACTCTTATTGCTGCCAAGGAACTCCTGGTTGGCCCTGGCAGGGTCACAAATTCTTCTCAACAGCTTTGTTTCAATTGCAGTTTTTTCAAACGTTTCTCTGCCTTGTAAGAAATTTTGCAATCAATTAAGTAGCTCCTCCGCTTTTCTCAAGAACAAAGTTGGAATCATCATCCCAGGGTTTCCTAACACTTAGCAGATGAGAACAATTTTGATGGTATTCATAGAAAAAAAGTTCAACTACCCTTTAAATTTATGCCTCTTCTGTTGACTGGCTATTGTTTGAAAGTTTCAACATTATGTTAACAAGAAGGTACATAATCTGCCAAACCAAATTCTCGCGCAAAGATATTATTGTGCAAAATAATGCAGAGCAACTTCGTTCCTTACCAATAACTTTGACAACATCACCAAGAGATTCTAGAAAGCTCAGTCCTGAACCAACCACCTTCAAAAATACATCATCCAGACTCGCAGCAAAGGCACTGCCCCACATTCCTGTAGAGTAATTAGGAAATTATTTCAAATCAAATTTAGGAAATTATTTTAAATCAAATTTAAAGGCTCTCCCCACTTTGGCAAACAAAAATATACACATGATCAAGGTTCAGGCTACAACCTTATCTTGTGTTAGCTAATATTAAACCATAGATTCTCCACATGAAGAGGTAGGTCTGAGTTCCCGGTGTGTGCTTCCTCTAGTGGCGTTTTAAATAAGATTATTTCAAAATAGTGCACAGGACATTAGCAACACAAAGGCTGCAACTGTTTTCAGCTTAAAGCTATATGCTGGGACATTATTGCTAACTTTTGCAAAGTTGCCACAGGTGGAACtgttattgcatattttaattatgatttCATGGTTGTGCACTGCTTAGAAGGCATTTTGGCATATAAGCCAAAGGATATGGTGGCAAATACTTTTAAAGGGTGCAACTCATGAATATTTTGAGATTAGATAGTTGGAAGGGGCCAGAGGACCATCCGTCCTAAGATACAAAATAGCAGGCCTACCAACCCACTGAAACTCCAACAGATCTACCTACAACATTCAGTGTAGCTTGTACTGTAAATGTAAAGCAGAATGTTGTCAGGAAATGGTTTGTTATGACTCCAAGCCAAACCACAATGGAAGGCAAATCCTCCACAGGTgtgccagcttgcaagggcggtggggagggggggggggtttgcaacaTCAGGATGTCAGGAGGAGCTGGGAGTGGAGCTGAACACGGTGACCCCGTGGCTTCATTGgttggtggctcctcctcctcctggaactGCCACTGGCAGGAGGCTACCTCGACTCTCCTTCCTCTCcataggaggaagaggaggagacggAACTAGCCATGCCGTGCTCGGCTCTGCACTTTGCCTCCATGCTTTTGGGACATTGGGGTGTTGCAGCCCCTACCCCAAAAATATTGAGCGGGCTGAAAAGGGATCGGCCCTCAGGAGATGGCAGCCCTGATCACCCACATCTCTACTAATGTGACCTGCAGAGATATTCCTTCTCAACTTGAAATAACAGACCATGACAAAACCCACCCAGCAAAACCTCTGTAGGCCATAACTGAGGAATCAGAAGGCAATGACACATTATGCTTCATGAAGTTATCGTCTCTGCCTTACAATCAGTACAAAAGTTCATACCCTGCAGGTAGCAGATCCTGGGCTCAGGATGTTTCTTAATCAGTCGCCCCATGAAGAACTCGCTGTCAAAATCTTCTGTTCGGACAAAAGCACCATACTTGCGAAATCCAACTTCATGGGGTGTGAACTCACACCATTCTAACAGGGAAAATACCAGCACCACATCAGAAACAGGTAAGCAAACAAGGCTGCTGTATTCCCCCCAGGCAAAGTAATAAGGCTAGTTTATATGTTACTCACATGTTTAGCATTCACATGTTCACTACAGTAATGAAACTGTGCTGTCAAATCATGAGGTATGAAAAAAGGGAGAGCAAAATACTATGGGAGGAGTTAAGGCTTATGCAAAGTATTTCCTGACCCATCTCAATTAATCATCCACTTTTCTATCCTTACTATTTCTCCTCCATCACCAGCCGCCACCCCCATTCTTTCACTTCACCTTCCTCCTTAATGGGCAGGGAAATGATCAACTCTGCAATGGCAGGTAAATGGCCCATGCTAGAGAGAAAAACACTACTTACAGATTTTATGAGAAAGAAATACACCTGCCTTACTATACCTGCAAAGTCACCACCACTAACATTGGGCCTCACATTAACGGATGCATAGATTGGGTAGGGATTCTGCCCCCGTTTCACAGCTTCTTGCTGGTCAGACAGCTTTGACTGGTCTTCCTGAATAGAGGAGAGGCATAAGTGTTTCAAATTTAGAATTTACTTGCAATGCATATATATtgcatgtacagtcgtaccttggatcctgaacgccttgcaagtcgagcgttttggttcccgaacgctgcaaacccagaagtgactgttccggattgtaaactatttttggaagctgaaggtCCGACGGGGTTTTCACGgattccaactggctgcaggaacttcctgcagccattcagaagccgcactttggtttccaaacattttggaagtcaaacggacttccgggacggattccattcgacttccaaggtatgactgtatgtgcatTTCCTGATTTGATTATGGTGATAGTGATGATTTATGTATACAACCTtgtatccaaagatcacagggcagctcacaacataaaaatacaaaataaaaacacaaagtgcataataaaacaaaaacaaaagacacaCCTTCTGCTGTAGGAAGAACTCTACAATAAGTCCCCACAGGTCAGTGAAAGACACTTTCCGTCCAGCATTCTCCATTGCAACCAGTTCTTGAAAGTAATACATCAGCTGCTCTGAAGAAAAAGCTCCTACTTTACTGCTTGACATTTTATCCCGGGCAGTGCTGATAAAGCCTCTGGGATCTTTACTGGACCACTCAGAATCTTTATACAGCATAGACATGCACCTGCAAAGATAAAACATTAAATTTCTGCATCAAATCTAAGCTTTATATACTATCCACATCTTTTTCTAAAGTAAGAGTATTTTAGAAGTCACAGTCTGCTTTAAAAGATGAAGGGCTCACCCCGTGCCTAGAACGCAAGGGTCTGAGCGGTTTTCTGTTTGTCCATGCTTTCTAAGCACAGGTTCaattggttttgcctttgccacgctggttttcctggggggaaagcagtgggccaAATGGAAGGGTAGATGAGCTCTAAATAAACTTGAGAAGAAAGTGTTCTCTTCCGTTGTGGCTACAGCACAAAGAAACAATAAGGGAGATGTTATGTACTGAGGACTTTCTAGCTTAGAAAGGGAATGATAAGCTGTAGGAGACATATGAACAGGACAAGACAGTGTTCATGATATGATTTTTAAGCACTCTAAGAAACAAACCCAAAGTTGAAGAAGCATATTTTGTACAGAAATACATGGTTTTATTTAAGGGCTACAGATTCATCCATTCTATTTgtatgtgggggggaggggtggctgcTGAGAAATCAACTGAGtgtcctatttttttaaaaaaaaacttattgaAAAGTGCGCAGTTTCACTTTTAAGCTTACTGAAAGCTTTTGTAGGCAATTATTTACTTCACCAGATGCTAGAATGAAAGACTATTTTAATCAATACTCAAAAAAGCACAAGAAGAAATGTTATTCCCTCCTCTGGttcaatataagaaataagaatTTTCATGCTCACATACCATGTGGAGCCTGAGATCCCAGAGAGATATGTGACGGAGTCAAGAAGATTTAGTTGCTGAAGCCCAAACAGGCTGCCATGAAATGATGTCAGTGCTCTGATGCCTCCACCAGATCCTAAGACTGCTATAACAGGTACCTTaaaaggggtggagagagaaagcaggtgaacAAAATTGTGCATTGTATATGTTACAGACTATTCCTATTATTCCACTATTTGTCAGaatcatttttaaatatttttagaaaaaCCAAGGTACCTAATTAAATGAGGTATGTAATATGGGatatgtgagagccagtgtggtgtagtggtttgagtaatggactaggacaggcacccccaaactttggccctccagatgttttggactacagttcccatcttcccgaccactggtcctgttagcaagggatcatgggagttgtaggccaaaacatctggagggccgcagtttggggatgcctggactaggacctgagagactagggtttgaatccctacctggccatgaacctcactgggtgaccctggaccactcactgcctctcagcctaacctacctcacagggctgttgtgaggattaaatgaggagagagagagagatccatgtATACCagcttgaggtccttggagggggggaaaggtggggcataactgcaataaaagaaattaaatgaatttCTTGAACAACAAGATGCCCTATTTTATTATGAGCTGTAGCCAATTACGAACGGCTCTGCATATGATATTGACAAGTCACATACCTCTTCTTTATCAAGGTCCTCTCTCAATTTCAGCGTCTTCTTTAGCGCTTGAGATACTATTTCATTCCTCTGGTCCAGAAACTGTTTCTCTTCTTTACAAAGATCAAAACCCAGACGTACATCAAGCTCCTTTGTCCTATTATAGAAAACAGtgttaaaggggggaaaaagatggTGGGTATATACAGTATAAAGGGCCTGGCAACCGTTTGGGCCAACATGTGATGTGGGGTGAGAGATGCATGTCATGTGTGGGACAAGATCCAACATCCCTCTCACCTCctcttaaatacagtggtacctcggtttacaaacacaattggttccggaagtctgtacttaacctgaggcgtacttaacctgaagcgaacgttcccattgaaagtaatggaaagtggattaatccgttccagacaggtccgtggagtacttaaactgaaaatactcaaaccgaggcgtacttaaaccaaggtacatgtactctacacacacacacacacacacacacagtttccccCTACCTTAAAAAATAATGGAAAGATGTATTAAGTGTTTCAGTATTCTGAAAAAGTTCATCTCAAAAATCAAATCAGGCTTGAGTAATTTCAAGACAATAGACTGGAGTCTTTAAAAAAACTAAGCTACTGGTAAGTTATGGCTGAAAAAGAAGGAAGTAAAAAGTGGTTGAGAATCAGACATCCAGTGCATTGGAAATACATGTGGGTTTTTCCCTGCAGCTCTAGCACCCGAAAAGGCAAATAGCTTTTGAAACTAAGCAATGCCTCTTCTGCACTGGGAGCTCTTGCAGGAAAAGGTTCAAAGAGCACACTAACTCGTTGCACAGCATCCTCACCCATATGCACCTGTGTTTTCTTTGGCTGGCAATCATGAATCcagaaaagcaaattaaaattatGCCCCTAAAACAGCTCCTGGAGCAAGACTCACATTTTTTCAGCCTTCATGTGTAGATCCACACTTAAATCCTAAGATGAAAGACAGCACACACTGAAAGAGGTTGCGGGGGAAATTTCCCAATTATATACCTATGCTCTTCTTGTTAACCAGCTAGTGAAATGTTATCTTCCTTTTGGTCCCTTAACCCCATGCCACCTTAAATcaggcctgcacaacttgtgacaTACTAAACCAAATACACAGAggctaatgataataataaacctttCCTTAAATGACCAATTTCCAGGGGGAAGGGTGGGCCTTGGGGGCCAGATGTGCTTAGCTGCCCACAGATTAGCCACCCCAATCTACACCTGAAAGACCTTACAAGAGGAGTTTCCACAACAACCCACCCAAGATTGCTACAAtgaagttaaaaaataaataaagcatactGTTACCTTTCCTAGCGAAACAGCCACATCAACTTCCTTTCCCAGAGGAAGTGACTGCAATGGAACAATCCCTGATCCAAGAATTGTACTATGCTCTTCAAAGTCTGGGCTCACTCCATCctgagaataaataaatacatttcataAGGAAAGCAGGTTTGTAAGCATTCTCTAATGGGATGTGTGATGATTTCTCACCTGAAGGATGGTCATGGTTCGCTCTAACTCCACATCCAGTTCTGAACACATCCCTTGGCCTACATGGAAGACAAATGGGTTTCCACAACTCTGATCGGAGTCCGATTTGCAAGGAATGGACAACTGCTTCTCATAGGCGCCTGGAAGCGAGAGCTTGAACAGTTTGCTTCCTAAAAAACAACAGTGAGACATTTAAGGCGTACATTCCTAAGAGAAACACTATACAATATGTAAGTAGAGACTACTCTTAGAGATGGCAGAGCAACCAAAGTATCAATAACAACATGCCAAGCTCCTACATCATGGATAAGATATTAAAAATTACCgttgttattaatattaatgGATTGAAATTTGGTTAAAGTAATAGAAAATCTGAATTCTGAAAGCAATGAAGCCTACTGCCTACTCCATGTATATACCACACTTAGGTATTAATGGTTATGAAATAAAGGAGAAGAAGCTGACTAAGTAGACTTCAAATTGTTGTACCCGATTTTTTGTATCACTTAAAAAACTTGTAAGCATTAATACTTTTGTcctaaaaggcaaaaaaaaaaccagggtggAAAgactaaggactcagctacagtggtacctctacttacaaatttaatgcgttccgaacgcacattcgtaagtcgaaaaaaattgtaagtcgaatcccataggaatgcattgggagaaaaaattcgtaagtagaaaaaatcctatctaaaccgcatccaacatggcggacggagctccgttcgtaagtagaaacattcgtaagtagaggtaccactgtacatttgtcACAATACAGGAATACGCTTTCGACGCGTTATAAACATCCAACACCAGATGGGGCCAGAGAGCAAAAGGAGTTTATATGGATTTTTACAtaggctttccccccctttttgttgtaatgatttaatttctgacttatttatagagtTTTTAACCTGTGTCTAGAAGATCCACCCTATCACCCACGTTCTTTCCTAACAAATGTACACTTTAAGCAAGCCACGTTAGAGGTTCCCTACTTTCCTTATTTCATAACACAGCCTTCCCAAGGATGCCTATTGGCCTGGGAGACAGAGAGCCAAGAAGGAAGTAGTGACACAAAGAGATAGTTTACTCAACTTGTTGAGACAAGGCCATGCAAACGTACTGGCCCCCTGAGAAGAACCTGCAGCTGCTTTGCAGCGACCCAGTCCTTTTTGCTACGCCACACTAAGCCAACTTTTAATTTAGCGTATCACCCAATCCAAGAattgtggttaagctctctcctcttACTAACCATGTGCTGTAGCCGAGAACTTGTATAGACTTTCTTGCCTCAACTAACTCATGAAACATCCAAATTAAAGCACACCTGGTTTATCGGCTTTGAAATTTGGGCAGAGCGGGAGAGGAACAAAACCAAAATTGGACTTACCCTGCTCTCTCAGAGGTGGCTTTTCATCCTTGTTAATAACCCCTTGCAGGCAAAGGCAAGGGTATGCCTACAgcgaacaaaacaaaaatttaaaacactggttttgaaatacagccatacctctggttacgtttgctgtgggttgcgtattttcagcttaagaacgcgGTGGAccgcgcatgcatgcacagaagtgttctgcgtgcttcgcgcatgcgcagaagtgccactcCAGATACATACTTTTCAGGGtgagaacggcaccccagaacggatcaagtacgtatccagaggtaccactgtatggtgctCAGCATGACTTCTCATACAGTGAaaggtttagaccaggggtccccagactatggcccctgaggctcttttatgtggcccccggggacccctgccacctgctgccgccacccgctcttatcGGCACGGTGCAGCGCGACTGCCAACTTCCGACCCAGAAAAgtgacagaaatagcttgtgcacacgcgcaaacgtcatttccggtgtacttctgggtcagaggaggcttctgcgcgtgtgcacaagctatttctggcactttccaggttgggagtgtgccagaaatagtgtttgcacatGCACATGGGCGCGCTCTCctccaccctccggcccaccacgcaatcggcacGGCGGGAGTCcagcccaaagctgggtaagtttggggacccctggtttagactgaATTCCAGGGAAACGTCTTGGTTTTTCCCCCCCTACCCCACTGCAGTTTCCAAAGCTTTCCCAGCAGACAACCAAAGGGGAACAGATAGAGAAGATCCCACCAGCGAAAAGGAAGTGTTGTCTGCCACTGCCATGGTCCAGTCTCTTCCTCACTTTTCATCTTGAATATCCTCTACCCGCACACACAACGGCAAAACTAATTGCTCTAAGTAtttccaagagagggaaaatgcttTGATTTTGAAAGGCCTCTCCTGCTAAGTGCACGCACCCCAAAACACAATTCCCAAACATCTGGCTCTCCAAACACTCACCACAAGGACACCATTTGTGATAACTTCGCCAGGAGCATCCGTGCTGTAAAGGCAAAATACTGCCATAAACAGACATAATGATATGTTTACAGGTGCCAttgaaaaagaggaaggagggaaaataaaaagaccccccccccaggtatttTAAGGCAGGGATCCACATTATTTTATATTGATTTCTTCCCAAACTTCACCGTAAGGTTCCATGCTAAATTGcagccatttaaaaagaaaatagccAAATCAGCTTAAatcaaattgcagtcaagagaatagggtgggtcctaaaatgtatttaaaatgcagcacagTCTTAGGAATAGTTTCTCACGAGGCAGAATTCCCATGAATCAAATATTAAATTTACTATCTGTGAAAGGAGCCTGTGACATACTTATCACCACATCTACCCTTCGCTTTCTACttcctacttttaaaaaagaagcttgtTGAGACAGCAATTACGCACTGTTTATATTTCATAGAAATCTGCTTAGTCGGCTACAATAATGAGAATTAACACagaagacaaaaagaaagaatgcaTTAACTCtgtatattattatcattagtattattagtagtagtattttacACAGCCTTTATCCTTACTTCCCAGGGTGGGTGacaattatttaaaatacaacaggcacgtccaacaggtagatcgtgatctaccagtagatcactggatgtctgtggtagatcactggcttcccccaaagaagctcaacaactttggctcccctaaaaaaagctcaacatttttgccctgcaccccaaagaaaggggtttttcctccccccctaaaaagctctacaactttgacctgaaccccccaaaacagggtagatcaccgccagtttttaactctgtgagtagatcacagtctcttgggagttggccacccctgaaatacaacattaaaaacagtttttaaaacttAACATTACAAAAAATGTAATCACAAAaacagggtgggtcctgaaactatacatctcaggtgtcaaaggcaagGGGAAAGGCCATTGTGCGTATGAATGTGCAATGATCCAGaaaggaaatttggggggggggagagaaaccatgCCTATATACACCTAAATCATTTCAGCCACCTATTGAATAAGTCAATAAAGGCAAGGCCCAAGATGCCAACAAAGCTGCATATGGCTGCAATGCCAGTGACACAAGACAAAGGCTTAGAACCAAAGAGAAGCAAGCAGGATTGGggaatggggctttcccccttcctcactgCAGTGCCCTGTACACTTCCAAAAGCCACCCCTAAGGGCTCAGAAACCTTCTAGGATCAGATTAAAAGTAAGCCACACTGAATACAATGACTTCCTTCATTGCTTGAATGTTTAGAACTGCAGCCACTACAGCGGCAGAGCATAGGCCCATGCTGCC
The nucleotide sequence above comes from Zootoca vivipara chromosome 1, rZooViv1.1, whole genome shotgun sequence. Encoded proteins:
- the PLA2G4F gene encoding cytosolic phospholipase A2 zeta, which translates into the protein MFRQVLRGRLSPHMLPLMAAVVLERKGRKETGFYHWRREKHPYYNLTVKILRARNIKGTDVLSEADCYVELRMPTASPLTYRTRVIDNSSDPEWNETFQYRIHNAVKNTLELTLFDKDVLLSDELTSLVYDVTAMKTGRPVKETFPLKEDKEELDVEFLLEKSTDAPGEVITNGVLVAYPCLCLQGVINKDEKPPLREQGSKLFKLSLPGAYEKQLSIPCKSDSDQSCGNPFVFHVGQGMCSELDVELERTMTILQDGVSPDFEEHSTILGSGIVPLQSLPLGKEVDVAVSLGKDLSVDLHMKAEKMTKELDVRLGFDLCKEEKQFLDQRNEIVSQALKKTLKLREDLDKEEVPVIAVLGSGGGIRALTSFHGSLFGLQQLNLLDSVTYLSGISGSTWCMSMLYKDSEWSSKDPRGFISTARDKMSSSKVGAFSSEQLMYYFQELVAMENAGRKVSFTDLWGLIVEFFLQQKEDQSKLSDQQEAVKRGQNPYPIYASVNVRPNVSGGDFAEWCEFTPHEVGFRKYGAFVRTEDFDSEFFMGRLIKKHPEPRICYLQGMWGSAFAASLDDVFLKVVGSGLSFLESLGDVVKVIDDSRRFHLRDPMRLKTRLVIPGGPLIQIFQDFFKSRVTAGETFNFMQGLYLHKDYVRVNKFVIRKATDLDAYPNKLTPMEESLYLVDGGFSINSPFPLVLQPERDVDVILSFNYSWEAPFEVLELTQRYCKERDIPFPEIIFTKEDEENPKECYMFMDAENPKVPIVLHFPLVNDTFHKYKAPGIERESEEEKSFGDFVIEGKDSPYWTLNFTYEPEDFDRLVELSRYNVLNNKDAVFKVLSMALSRRKKRISVSLKTGK